The Prionailurus viverrinus isolate Anna chromosome C1, UM_Priviv_1.0, whole genome shotgun sequence DNA window AGGCTTTTCCCGCAGACTCGCCCGAACTGGGGCCTCGCGGAGCTGGGGCGGCTCCCGGGTCCTTCCGCCCGCTCGCCCGCCCGCCTCCCGTTCTTCTCTGGGGCTTCTCTACCGCAGGGAGCGGGGGATACGGGGGTGTTCGGGGCGGTCAGGGCCCTCCGCACCCCTGGAGAGACCCCACCCCCGGCTGCTGGAAATGCAGAAAGTGCATCACCATTcaccaaaaaaggaaatcacttaATCCGCCTTTAAGTCCCTGGGCGGCAAACAGAACCTCTAAACCAAGAAAGGTCTTGCTCTGAAGTCGCCGTGTtaagtgagtgaatgaaagaaaaggaagcaagcaagcaaggaaggaaggaaggaagagagttaGTTTAGTTAGTTTAGGGGGAGTTAGTTTAGGACCTCCAAGGGCTCCTGGCACAGATGTCAGCCAGGGGCATCCAAGTCTGGGGAAAGAGAGGCATCCTCCCTTCCTAGGAAGAAGCCCTCAGACAGATCGGGAGCCTCTTTCCCGGCAGAGTAAGCTCCAGAGGCGTGGGTGGTTGGGTGCAGCTCAGGGTGCGGCAGGCCCCCCTCCAAACCCTGGAGGGGCAAAGGGTGGCTGGAAGAGGCATGTCTTGGATGTTAATGAATAGAGTAGGCCATGCATAGGTCCTGGGGAAAAGAGAAATCAATACCCTAAGACTGCTTCAGCAAGGGAAATACTCTATCAATGTCAGCAGGCATACAATATGACCCCACTCAGTAAAAATACACTCTCGTGAATACAATAGAGACAATGCCAGAAGCAAATGACAGGCAAATGTTTGCAGTGATTATATCCAGGTGTGGgattgtatatatgtatggttatatattatacattacatatattatttcctggtagatttatttatttatttatttatttatttatttatttatttataagcaggttccacgcccagtatggagcccaacacagggcttgaactcacaaccccgagatcaagacctaagctgagatcacaAGTCGGAcgcggatgcttaaccaactgagccacccaggcatccctacttttattttcttatttatatttttcattgcttttataatttttcatgcaATTAATATATCCTATGTGTACAATCCAAACAAAACCAACACGTTATTGTTAGAAAATGGGTACAATCCCTGGGCACCTTGGAGCTCATCTCATCGTATAGAGATTTACTTCACTGTACAGATGGTAGGAGGGAGCACAGAGGGACCCAGTAGCCAGCTCAAGGTCACAAGGCAAGTAAAGGGAAGAGGTGTGGGTGCGATCCAGGTTTTCTATCTCCCAGCTGGGACCCCTGGCAGGCGGGGAGTTTCTGCAGCTGGAGACAGGATTTGGTGCCAGAATCCACCGGATGTTTTTGAATTCAGGAGAATACAGACTGAAATTCCAGATCTTTCAAGAAGGAAAtggagggatgggcagagggatggAGAATGAATGTATGTTGCCTGGTTCAATTTTTCGAAGTTCTTTCTCATTCTGTGTTCACAACAGCCTTGTGAGTTGGGCAGTATCCTATTTGtgaaataaggaaactgaggcccagagaagtgaagggACCCTGCTCGACATCACCCAGCTGGTGTGGGACCACAGTAAGGGAGGTGGCTTTAGAACCTAGTTCTAACTCTCCATTTGCCGGGACCCAAGGAGAACCTCAATGGTCACAACGGTCACATACTTTGGACAGAAAAAGTCCTTGGGCAGCGGGGTTCCCCTGGTCCACGGGCCCAGAGTCATTGTAAATCAGGAGAGGGAATTAATCTGGGAGGCTGCTGGCCTCCTCTGGAGAAAGGATTCACCCCGGTGCAGCCTGCCCTCCATTCCTTCCGTATCTATTTCCTGCTCCCTTTGCCAAATTGCTAGAACTTGAACCTGGTCCAAACTTCATCCAAAAGTAGAGCCTGTCTCCTTAACCAGTGGTGGCTGCTGCCCAGATGTTACTGCTGGTACGTGCTGCACGTGTTGTGCACATTTAAAGGCACAGGATTCGGCTTTCCTGGGAAGGTGCAGAAAGGACACCTGGCCTGGAGGGCGGTTCTCTGGTGCCAAGGGGTAGGGGCTGCTCTTCTCATCTCCATTGTcatcgtcttcttcttcttcttcttttaagtttttcttattttgagagagagaacgcgcacgcgtgagcaggggaggggctggagggggagggagggagggaggggcagacagaatcccaagcaggttccacgctgtcaaggcgccaagcctgatgtggggcttgaactcacaaaccgtgagatcatgacctgagctgaagttggatggctGCCAGCCGGCCCTCAGCCCCCCTCTGCCTTTATACTCATCATCTAGTCCCACTGGCACTTAGCCCccttaataacaataatgatggtggggtacctgggtgcctcagtcggctaagcatctgactcttgatctcagctcaggtcttatcttagggttgtgagttcaagccccgaggtgggctctgtgctgggtgtaaagcctacttaaacaataataattattattattataattatttttttttaattttttttcaacgtttattttattttttgggacagagagagacagagcatgaacgggggaggggcagagagagagggagacacagaatcggaaacaggctccaggctccgagccatcagcccagagcctgatgcggggctcgaactcacggaccacgagatcgtgacctggctgaagtcggacacttaaccgactgcgccacccaggcgccccaattattattataattattaacagGATTTCCAAGCTGTTCCCTTAAGTGAAAATAGAGAGATACAAGTGTATATTACATGCTCCAATTTCTGTGAATGGAAAACAGCAGTAGTTGAGTCTAGGGAGAGGAACGGATGAATTGGGGccccgagagagagaaagacttcaCCCATCACCTTATAGCACATTTAGAATTTTGGatcatgtatgtgtgtttcttgtttcctggcaaaaataaatactgaatggTTATTTTAAGCCAGGAAGTATGTGAAATGTTTCACATGCTTGTGTCTCTTAAGTCTCAGAGCAGCCctactgtgttttaatttttttttaatgtttatttctttattttgaaagagagacaacaggagggagacgggcagaaagagggagagagagaatcccaagcaggctctctgctgtcagtatagagcccgatgcagggctcaacctcaggaacttcgagatcgtgacctgagccaaaatcaagagtcgaatgctttaccgaccgagtcacccaggacCCCCAGTCCTACTCTAttttataatccccattttatggagggAGAAGCCCAGGGAAGTTAGGTGACTTGCTAGCAAGGGGTAAGGCCAAGAGATTTGAAGCCCAGAGAGCCTGATGTCAGGGTCCTCTCTCTTGACTCCTGGCTTTGTTGTAGCTCTGTTGCTTACCCAGGGCTGTGATTCCCCTGTAggggtgggaagtggggagggtgggtgattgggggtggggggagtgttgAGAGTGGCAAGGGAGTTATGAGCACAAATAATGAGGCTCCCCTTTGACCCAGGAATCTGCTTCCAGGAATCGCTCCCCCTGAAACATTCATGTAAGTAGGCCAAGATGGATGTCTATTACATAGttgtttgtaatagccaaaatAATTATGTGGCtttacatttattgaacactcacGATGTGTCATGCGCCTTGCATACCTTGCCTGCATTGACTCAATTATGCCTCAAAAACGTaagacacaggggtgcctggctgtctcagtcggtAAAGTATGCCACCCTTGATCtatggattgtgagttcgagctccatgttgggtgtagagattgctttaaaataaaaactctttagggaaaaaaacataTACGAGGCAGATTCTCTAGTCATCCCCACTTCACAGGTAGAATCAAGCCTGGTCCAGTCCTTTGTTCTCACCACACTGTGCCGCCCAGGTACTTTTGCCTTCTCGAGGGGGTTGAACGGATCCTGTCTTTCTAACTGTAGGTCATGGATTCCTGTACATTCATGAACATATACTGTGGGGTTTGTGAACTCCAGGTGGGAATTAAGAATTGTGTTTATGGGGCTGCCTGTCTGGCTCGGTCAGAAGGGCATGTgattcttggagtgcctgggtggctcagtcagttgaggactttggctcaggtcctgatctcatggtttgtgagttaaagctCCATATGGGGCAGcaccctctgtccacctctctctgcccctccaccacttgtgctctccccaacataaataaataataaataaataaataaataaataagtaaacttaaaaagaaaaaaaagaggaggggtgcctgggtggctcagtcagttaagcgtttgacttcggctcaggtcatgatctcacagcttgtgagtgtgagccttgcatcgggctctgtgctgacagctcagagcctagagcctgctttggattctgtgtctccctctctctctgcccctcccctgctcacactctgtctctctcccaaacataaataaataaacaaacaaacaaacattaaaaagaaaaaaagaggagcatgtgactcttgatcttggggtcctgagttcaagtcccatgttgggtgtagaaattcctaaaaaataaataaataggggtgcctgggtggctcagttggttaagcatccaactttgattcaggtcatgatgtcatacttcatgggttcgagcccagcgttgggctctgtgctgcgaTTGTGATCTGTGCtgagattgggctctgtgctttggattctgtgtgtgtctctctctttgcccctgccctgctcatgctctgtctctgtctcaaaaataaatacacaattgggaatgcaagctgatgcagccactctggaaaacagtgtgaaggttcttcaaaaaactaaaaagagaactaccctacgacccagcaattgcactactaggcatttatccacgggatacaggtgtgctgtttcgaagggacacgtgcacccccatgtttatagcagcactatcaacaatagccaaagtatggaaagagcccaaatgatgttcatcaatggatgaatggataaagaaaatggcatatatatatgacattttatatatatataatatatatatatgacatatatatatatatatatatatatacacacacatatatacgcacacacacagtagagtattactcggcaatcaaaaagaatgaaatcttgccatttgcaactacgtggatggaaatggaggctattatgctaagtgaaattagtcagagaaagacaaaaatcctatgacttcactcatatgagaactttaagagacaaaacagatgaacataagggaagggaaacaaaaagaatataaaaatagggagggggacaaaacagaagagaccgcataaatatggagaacaaactgagggttgctggaggggttgtgggaggggggatgggctaaatggggaaggggcactagggaatctactcctgaaatcattgttgcactacatgctaatttggatgtaaatttttaaaaataaaaaattaaattaaaaaaatacacattataaataaataaataaataaataaataaataaactattaaaaaacagTTGTGTTTATGCTTTGATAatagctttggaaaaaaaaaaaaggtaagcatACTTGCAGGATCACCTGGACAGGCACCTTCTCACGGGGTGCTGGCATTCCCAACTCTGCAAACATATGTCTGCTCACAGCCCACAAGAAGCCACCTCAAATGACcgtttaaaattttcaataactGAGAAGCACTGTCTCACTTTGGAATGTCCTGAAACCAAAGTGGAAACAATTGCTCCATTGTCCTCCCCTGTGCTCATATTGAATTTTTTCCcttagaaacaaagcaaaatttcTCTTCTGCATGAATGATTCACAATTTAAAGTCATTTTCAAATAATGAGACTTTAGTGTCTTATGTTATTTAATAAGTTAAAACTCAGGGTGACATCAAGAAGATGACGTGGTGTGGCAGAGAAATGAGACAGTCCTGGGCGGGATTCGTGTCTCCATATGCTGATCTGGAAGAATTGGcaacaaaatattttgtataaagtCTAGTTTACggtggcttctttctttcttctctctttcttttctttctttctttctttctttctttcttctctctctttctttcctgtacTAAGGGTTTTTTTTGCAGGGATGCAGGGAAAATCGTCATTTTTAcacaaaagttaaattttttttttttttttttttttaaatcgtagGGCTGTTGAAACCATCAGTAGCAAATGGGGCCCAACACGTGTTCAGTTTGGCTggctcagtgtttttttttacaagtaaGTTGGACGCTCTCACgcctccaccccccccctccccccccccccccccgccccagaccccAGCCTTCTCTGACTTCGCTCTAACAGCGGGGGAACGGGTGGTCCAGCCCCTGCGGCTCCGGTCAGTTCCTCGCCGAAGCTCCGCCCCCTTCTCTCCGACCCGCCCCTGTCTCTTCCCTCCgccctttctcttccttgtgtCGCAAAAGACTCGGCGGCGCTTGACGGCCGGGGTTGTTTGACGGCCGGTGGCAAccgagagggaggaggaagcagcggtggctgctgctgctgcggcggCTGCGGCAGGGGCCGGGGTGGGCGCCGCGGTCCGGGCCGGGGAGTGAGGCGCGGGCGGCCGGGCCGGTGGGCTGGGCGGCGGGCCCGGCGGCCGCCCCCGCGCCGCGCCTGGCGGCCCGATGTGGCTGCAGCAGCGGCTTAAGGGGCTGCCGGGACTGCTGTCGAGCAGCTGGGCCCGCCGCCTACTCTGCCTGCTCggcctcctgctgctgcttctgtggTTCGCCGGCTCCGGGGCGCGGCGGGCCGCGGGCGGCCTGCACCTGCTGCCCTGGTCCCGCGGCGAGCCGGGCGCCGCCGAGTCCTCCGCCTGCCTGGAGGCGGCCACCCGCGCCTGGCGCGGCCTGCGGGAGCGCGGCGAGGCTGTCCCACTGGGCCCTGGAGTGCCGGCCCTGGTGGCCAACGGCTTCCTGGCACTGGACGTGGCCGCCAACCGGCTGTGGGTGACTCCTGGAGAGCGAGAGCCCGCCGTGGCGCCGGACTTCGTGCCCTTCGTGCAGCTGCGACCGCTGAGTGCGCTCTCCGAAGCCGGAGAGTCAGTGCTGTTGCTGCGTGAAGGGCTGCTGCGCCGAGTGCGTTGCCTGCAGCTCGGGACCTCAGGCCCCGGCCCTGCGGCCGCCGCCCCCGGACCCGCTTCGGCCTCCGGCCTCGTCACCGGATCCGGCCGCGACTGCGTGCTGCTGCAAGAGGACTTTCTGGCGCACCGGGGCCGACCCCACGTCTATCTGCAGCGTATCCAGCTCAACAATCCCACGGAGAGGGTGGCCGCGCTGCAGACTGTGGGACCCACTGCCGGCCCGGTCCCCAGAGCCTTCACCAGTACCCTGGAGAAGGTGGGAGATCATCAGTTCCTCCTCTACTCGGGCCGGTCCCCGCCTTTTCCCACGGGGCTGGTGCACCTGGTGGTGGTGGCGGCCAAGAAGCTAGTGAACCGGCTCCAGGTGGCTCCCAAGACACAACTGGACGAGACAGTGTTGTGGGTGGTGCATGTTTCAGGCCCTGTTAACCCCCAGGTGCTCAAAAACAAAGCAGCCAAGGAGCTCAAGGTGGTCCAGGATTTGGCACGGAAGGAAATGCTGGAGCTCTTGGAGATGCCAGCGGCTGAGCTGCTTCAAGACCACCAGCGCCTCTGGGCTCAGCTCTTCAGCCCAGGTGAGGCCTGGCCAGTTCTTGGGCCACAGTGCACACCTTACACCAGGGCCTCCGCGGCCCACCCTGGAGATGTCCCACTAAAGTCTGCAGAGTTGACCCTGAAGGGGAGCAGTGGGGTGGTTAAAGGGAGCTTGGCCATTGACCTGGGCTGACTCTGCTCCACCGCTTGGTATTTGTGCGAGCGACGTGGGACCAGTTTACTGATCTCCATGGGCTTGTGTTCAGTAATAACAGGAGCACCTCAGAGGGCTTCTGTGAGTCCGAGGAAGGAATGGGCGTAAAAGACAGGCCTTACTGTTATTTGTCCTCATAAATGAGGCCTGATTTGGAGAATGGTTTTGGGGGTCAGCTTGTAAAGGATAAATCAGGCAGAAGGGCCTGGCGGGTCCccagattctttctttcctcagtcCCTCACAGTCTGGCTGGTGACGGGcatgcgcttttttttttttttttttacatgtttgtttatttttgagagaggcagagagaatgcaagcaggagagggtctGCAGAGggtctctgcactgatagcagagagcccaatgcagggctcgaactcacggactgtgagatcatgacctgatccaaagccagatgcttaaccgactcaaccacccaggcattccccccccccaccccgcccttttaaagggtattttgagagagagatcgagagagcatatgagcaggggaggggcagagagagaatcccaagcaggctctgcacagtcagcatggagtcccacagtgggactcaaactcatgaaccatgaggtcatgatgagctgaaatcgagtgggatgtttaaccgactgagccacccaggcccccccccccaccttttttttaaagtgacctCTGCGgttcgtggggcttgaactcaacaacacTGACATCAGGGGTCATGTGCTCCATTGACTGGAAGGGAATGGAACCTCTCCAGCAGGTGGAATGCACCCACCAAATAAAAACTTCCTTCCCCTAAAGACTGTTGAAGTAAAGGAAATCCTATTCTAGGTGAAAGAGAGATTTTGGTTTCCAGGGTGCTCGTTGTCTAAATCCTTGTATTTAGTTGCTCAAAGTGTGTTTCACTCGTTCAGCAAGTATTGATCGAATCCTGCCAGGGACTGTTCTCCATACGACGGATAGAGAAGTGACCAGAACAAAACGCCTGTTTCATGGTGCTTGCTTAAATTCTGGATGGGAGGAAGACAATAGTAGAAAAGTGAAAGTTGGAATAAATAAGCCAGATTGCTCTTTAGAATACGAAGTTCCGTagagcggggcacctgggtggctccgtcggttaaaccAGCCAGCCCTTGATttcttgtgtcaggctctgtgctgacagtgaggagcctccttgggattctctctctctgtctctgtctctgtctccaataGCGCttgtgcaatctctctctctcaaaataaaatttaaaaaaaatttttaaagttctgtagagaaaaattaaaagtatgtgATTGAGGATGACAGGGTGGGGttcagagtggggtgggggcctcTGTTTAGCTCCAGTTGTTGGGGAGGCCTTTCCAAGGAGGAAGCACTTAAGCTAAGACCTGAATAGCAAGAAACTGACCATGTGATGATCTAGAGGGAGCTGGCAAGTCAGAGGCCCTAAGACAAGAGCAGGTTTGGTTGAGAGGCCAGGGTGGCTGGTGGgtagcaagccagggaggggtcGAGGTAGCCAGATCCCGAAGGGCCTTGTAGACCGTGGTGACGACTGTGAATTTGATTCTACGTGGGGTGGAAGGGAGAGCAGAGACAGCTGTCGGATGTACATTTTTCAGGATCCCCTGGCTGTTCTATCCAGAACATAGACTATAAGGGACAAAAGTGGGACATGGAGACCAGATGAGAGGATTTTGCAGGTGCCGAGGTGAAAGAGGAGGGTGGCTGGCACCTGAGTTGTGGCCGTGGAGACAGAAGTGGATGGCTTCTGTTACTTTCAGAAGTGGCACCACCGGGACTTTGCACGGACTGGGCGTGGGGCGTGAGAACTGGAGGGTGACTCCCGAATTTGTGGGGAGCGCTCGAGCAAGTGTCTGGAGATAATTTGTGGAAGGATTGCTTTGGGGCTGGAAGAACTCCGAGCACGTCAGGTCCCAAATGCCTGTCAGGCATCTGGGTGGAGACCCCAAATGGGCAGTTAGCTGTTCTGAGTCTAGAATTCATACAGATTTGGGAGATCCGGTGTTCAGATGTTATTTAAAGCTCCAGGACTGGAGCACAGGATGATGGCAAGGAGCAACCCAGGATGGGCCAGAGCGCTGACGACGGTGTTCcggaggcagagggcaggggggcggggggcgtgcTGGACTCTTCAACCGGCACCATGTCCCGGCCACATCTGTGTTCTTCTGGGCGCTGGCAGGATTTAtgtttattatgttatttatgttattatgtataggatttaatgtttatttatttttgagagagagtgcgagtggggagggatgggagtggggggtTGGGACTatggatccaaagcaggctatgcactgacagtggtgcctgatgcggggcctgaactcacgaaccctgagatcaggacccgagccgaagttggacgtccaactgaccgagccacccaggcgccccaggaggccCCACTTTGAACAGGATTTTAGGCTTCAGGCCCACCGGGTCAAGTTGGTCATGTGAGGGAGCCAGAGCTCAGGGGAGGCTGGAGCTACCATTTCCGTCGCTCCCACCGTTCCCTTCAGAACCTCATCTTCCCGGCCGGGCTGTCCCCGCTTAACGTGCAACCTTTGTGGCGTTTCAGGTGTGGAGATGAAGAAGATCACGGACGCCCACACCCCGTCTGGCCTGACCGTGAACCTGACGCTGTACTACATGCTCTCCTGCTCACCAGCCCCGCTGCTCAACCCCAGCCTGAGCCACAGGGAGCGCGACCAGATGGAGTCGACGCTCAACTACGAAGATCACTGCTTCAGCGGCCACGCCACCATGCACGCCGAGAACCTGTGGCCGGGCCGGCTGTCGTCCGTCCAGCAGATCCTGCAGCTCTCTGACCTGTGGAAGCTGACCCTGCAGAAGCGCGGCTGCAAGGGGCTGGTGAAGGTGGGCGCCCCAGGCATCCTGCAGGGCATGGTGCTGAGCTTCGGGGGGCTGCAGTTCACCGAGAACCACCTCCAGTTCCAGGCCGACCCCGACGTGCTGCACAACAGCTACGCCCTGCACGGCATCCGCTACAAGAACGACCACATCGACCTAGCCGTGCTCGCGGACCCCGAGGGCAAGCCGTACCTGCACGTGTCCGTGGAGGCCCGTGGCCAGCCTGTCAGGATCTACGCCTGTGAGGCCGGCTGCCTGGAGGAGCCCGTGGAGCTGACCTCGGCGCCCCAGGGCCACACCTTCCCGGTCATGGTGACGCAGCCCATCACGCCGCTGCTCTATATCTCCACCGACCTCATGCACCTGCAGGACCTGCGCCACACGCTGCACCTCAAGGCCATCTTAGCCCACGACGAGCACATGGCCCAGCAGGACCCCGGGCTGCCCTTCCTCTTCTGGTTCAGCGTGGCCTCCCTCGTCACCCTCTTCCACCTCTTCCTCTTCAAGCTCATCTACAACGAGTACTGTGGGCCTGGGGCCAAGCCCCTCTTCAGGAGTAAGGTATAAAGCCCCCCTGGGTCTTCAGAGCCTGAGGCCCTGGCCTCGTGTTCTAGCCTCAGACTGGGACGGGAGAGGCCTGGGCGGCAATGGGGTGTCCTCCTAAGCCAGTACCCTCAGCCCGCAACACAGACAGGAGTGAGCGTGTCTGCAGAGGCTATCAGAAAGCGACTTCTGAGAGGAGACCATAGGGAGGGACAGcagtggggcacccgggtggctcagtcagttaagtgtccgactcttgattctggctccggccatgatctcacggttcacgagatcgagccccgcgtcgggctctgcaatgacagcgtggagcctgcttgggattctctctgtctccttctctctgcccttccccagcttgcatgcACCCCcctccctcaagataaataactAAACTCAAAATAATAATTGCAACAAGCCCCTAGATAGACTGGAAACTGCTATCTAAGCCTCAGGTGAGCCCCCTGCGCTCCCTCCTGAGGACCTGCTCATGCCTCTCGCTGTGGGCCAGCTAAGGTGGCCATCTCGTCAGCACAAGGCAAGGTCATTCCTCTCATTTCCTCAAACACCTTGGCCCCCAGGAAGCCATGACTTTGAGCATGGTTGCTGTGAGACTCTCATCAGGAATGTGTCTTGGGGATCAGGCTCAGTCCCAGCGGAGGCCGCCCCTTCTGCCCCACCACCCAGTGCTCCATGCTCCGTTGCTGCCAGGATTCCCCGGGAGAGGGAACAGAAGGAAGCCCATCACTGGCAGTCACAGGAGAAAGTTCTCCAGAGGGAGCGGGGCTcgcttccctttctctcctctcctctcctcttgtcGCACTAGCATGTGCAGAGATAGAGTCAAGAGCTCTGGGTCTGTGCTCCCGAGCAGTTGAGGAGCCTGGGCCAGCTCCGGAGAAATGCCTCCTCACCTCCACAGAGGGCTTTGTGCCTTCTGGTTTCTAGTTTCTGGCCCGAGGCCAGGACTTGCGAAGAAGCAGCTCTCAGCCCTGACGGAGTGGGAGCAGGGTGGGCAGCaggtctgagcctggagcttggagaACAAATGGAAGGTCAGATGAAAGAGAAACGTGGCCGAGCTGTAACAAAACAGGTGCTCCGTTTGCATTGCGTGGGTCTGATGGCCTCTGTTAAGCCGGCAGGCTGCTCCTCCCTGCTGCCTGGTCGGCTTCTCTGCTCTTAATCTGCCATATACCCATCTGCCCCCGGTTCCCCACCCGATCCAGGGGACAGGCCAGACCCCTAATTTTGGGGTGCTACCCCGTGGCCCTCAGTTGACTCGCGCTCGAGCTGGGGTCccgccagagcagagcccagcgaACGCTGCGTCAGCCCGAGGAGGTGTCCGGGCCACTAACCCCACGGTGGCTCTAGCACATCCCTGGGCCACAGTGTCTGCAAAGCCGGATCATCGCCCGGGCGGGATGCCACCAGGGGCGTCCCCGTCACCTGCCCCGCGTGAGATTTCTGTAGCTTCCACGGGGTTGGTGGTGAACAATAACAACTTGTTTTGTTAATTGAACAGGAAGATCCCAGTGTCTGAGTGAAGGCCCATCTGCACAAGACACCCAGCACCGAAAGTCCTGCTGCACGAACAGGGGATCCTTCGAACGCACCCACCCTTTTGTGCCTTTGTTGGGGACGCCAGTGACGCAGAGTGCGTGTGGATGTTCAGGAGTCTGCATCGGGGAGCGGGAGGGGAGGGCCGGTGGACTTTTTGTAAGCTTTCGACTCAATAAAATGAACCTGTATGGAAAATACTTGAAATTGAACTCACTCCTTCTGCTTTCCCCCCTTCTTCTGTCCCAGGAAACAGAGCCTCTTTTGAAAAGACCTGTCTAGGAAAAGTTGTGTTCTATTCCTAATTTAATGTGTTCTTTCttgactgaatttttaatttattgttgttGAGATTTTGCCGGATGGTTTTTGCACCCTCTTCAGACAGTGAATCTCGGGCGGGGATTTCCGCCCTACGCCGCCCCCGGGGGGGCATCCGGAGGCCCT harbors:
- the KIAA2013 gene encoding uncharacterized protein KIAA2013 homolog isoform X2, whose amino-acid sequence is MWLQQRLKGLPGLLSSSWARRLLCLLGLLLLLLWFAGSGARRAAGGLHLLPWSRGEPGAAESSACLEAATRAWRGLRERGEAVPLGPGVPALVANGFLALDVAANRLWVTPGEREPAVAPDFVPFVQLRPLSALSEAGESVLLLREGLLRRVRCLQLGTSGPGPAAAAPGPASASGLVTGSGRDCVLLQEDFLAHRGRPHVYLQRIQLNNPTERVAALQTVGPTAGPVPRAFTSTLEKVGDHQFLLYSGRSPPFPTGLVHLVVVAAKKLVNRLQVAPKTQLDETVLWVVHVSGPVNPQVLKNKAAKELKVVQDLARKEMLELLEMPAAELLQDHQRLWAQLFSPGVEMKKITDAHTPSGLTVNLTLYYMLSCSPAPLLNPSLSHRERDQMESTLNYEDHCFSGHATMHAENLWPGRLSSVQQILQLSDLWKLTLQKRGCKGLVKFQADPDVLHNSYALHGIRYKNDHIDLAVLADPEGKPYLHVSVEARGQPVRIYACEAGCLEEPVELTSAPQGHTFPVMVTQPITPLLYISTDLMHLQDLRHTLHLKAILAHDEHMAQQDPGLPFLFWFSVASLVTLFHLFLFKLIYNEYCGPGAKPLFRSKEDPSV
- the KIAA2013 gene encoding uncharacterized protein KIAA2013 homolog isoform X1, whose product is MWLQQRLKGLPGLLSSSWARRLLCLLGLLLLLLWFAGSGARRAAGGLHLLPWSRGEPGAAESSACLEAATRAWRGLRERGEAVPLGPGVPALVANGFLALDVAANRLWVTPGEREPAVAPDFVPFVQLRPLSALSEAGESVLLLREGLLRRVRCLQLGTSGPGPAAAAPGPASASGLVTGSGRDCVLLQEDFLAHRGRPHVYLQRIQLNNPTERVAALQTVGPTAGPVPRAFTSTLEKVGDHQFLLYSGRSPPFPTGLVHLVVVAAKKLVNRLQVAPKTQLDETVLWVVHVSGPVNPQVLKNKAAKELKVVQDLARKEMLELLEMPAAELLQDHQRLWAQLFSPGVEMKKITDAHTPSGLTVNLTLYYMLSCSPAPLLNPSLSHRERDQMESTLNYEDHCFSGHATMHAENLWPGRLSSVQQILQLSDLWKLTLQKRGCKGLVKVGAPGILQGMVLSFGGLQFTENHLQFQADPDVLHNSYALHGIRYKNDHIDLAVLADPEGKPYLHVSVEARGQPVRIYACEAGCLEEPVELTSAPQGHTFPVMVTQPITPLLYISTDLMHLQDLRHTLHLKAILAHDEHMAQQDPGLPFLFWFSVASLVTLFHLFLFKLIYNEYCGPGAKPLFRSKEDPSV